The genome window GAATGGATGAGACAGATTTATCAGCTAATGCTCTTCTAGCAACAGTCTCTGGCCAGGAGGGTGCTGTGATATGGGTAAGGTAATTAAGTATCTTGTGTTCATGTTTTAGTGACAACAACACATGGGAGCCAACACCTTCTGTGGAACAAATGGATTTCTTGGGGCTGTTTAGAGAGTGTGAAGTGCCTTTGGCTGATGTGTGTTGTATATTTTTACTCAGTTTCTAGACTTGGAGTAGGTGATTTTTGTCCTCTACTACCATGTTGAGCAGTGCAGGCTTTTACATATAATTATTTATGTCTTACTATAGGGTGGTGGGCTGTTTGATCCAGAGGCCAAGAAGCAACTCATTTCCCAGTCTCATACTAGGCAATTGCTTTGTTACAGTTATTTTCCTGACTAGCAGGAGGCTGTGATCATTAACTTGCACATGACACTGGATTTGATAAGTCACTGCTTGATGCAATGTGCCAAACTTGAAGCCTAGTTTGATGCAGAATGCTCTGCAAACTCAGTAATAAAAACCTTGTGTGCAAGGAATTATTTTACACTTGTAGTATCACAGGGAGGTTTGGTTTATTGGGGAAATATTGATACCATCCGATGAAGCAAAGACACATATTCAACACTTCACTTCTTCAGAGTTCCATCACAGATTTTCTAAGTATTAAAACGACCATTTTCTATACCGTGATCTTCTACAAAGGCTCATAGTGGTCAATACCGTGGAACACTTTATCAGTCTCTGTTAATTACACCTTATGAATTGCTAATCACCTCTTAAGAGCCTTAGCACTAAGCAACTTCAGTGTGTTGTCCCAGTTTGTTACCCCCTGCTGTCTCGTTTTGTTTTGAACAGGAACATGTGAAGTGGGTCCACACGGAAATGCTGAAGAGGAATTCACAACTGAAGCTCATTTATGTGACCCCTGAGAAGATTGCAAAGAGCAAAATGTTCATGTCCAAGCTGGAGAAGGCTTATCAGGCCGGGTGCCTGGCTCGCATCGCTGTGGATGAGGTGCATTGCTGCAGTCAGTGGGGCCACGACTTCAGGCCTGGTATGCTCCTCAGAAATCCCCTTTGCTGGGCTGTTCTGGCACCAGTGAATAATGAGCTGGGCCTGAAATAAGGCCAGCTGCTTCCTTCATGTGTTAAGTGAATTCTTAATGTGTGAAACATACCTGTGTTAGCTCAAGGACTTTAATTCACAAATCATCCAGGAGCTAAGTTCATGCAAATGATGATTTCAACATAGATTTTGCTGTCAGTattctaaaaaattatttattctgtttattttaattggaGCTTTATAAAATCAAAGGTTTTGCTTGGCATCTTTAATATGGACAATAGTTACCTTTAATCTACTGCTACGTGAAAGTCTCATCCTGTACACCACTCCCTGGTACTTCTGATGAAGGAGGTAGAGCATTTTGTAAATTCATGAGATATATTTTAATCATCTCTAAAGCAAGTGGAAACAAATGCCCTTCACTTATAGGGAAAGAAAGTGTacttcattcttttttctgtcttggagATTGTAGAATATtgtttgttgctgtttctttgTCTTTGAAAGAAAACCTGATTTGAAGCAATATTAACTGTAAAGTCACTCTTAGCAGTTTAGCTAAGAAGTGGTGCCTGAGCCAAGAGCTAGGCTAGTTCAACAGGCGGTGTGGAATTTGGATATATACCTCTGGCTGTACTTCTGATTGAAGGCAGCAGTACTTagcctttaaaaattttttattattacactGTGTTCTATGTATCCAAATTCCACATTGCTTGTTTATTAGAAAAGCTCTGTTTACTCAAAAGCTGTTTGTAAAAATAACCTGAATGCTGTTTGCAAAACAACCTGAATGTTGGTTAATACAATGCCACACATATTTTTCTAACTTTTGAAGAATTTCTACTTCCATACATTTTTGCCTTCTGAATTGTGACTGATAATTGCAGCCTTTCCGTACCTGGAGGGAGCCTAAAAGAAAACTggggagggactttttacaagagcttGGAGTGACAGGCCAAGTGAggatggcttcaaactgagtttagattgggtattaggaagaactgtgagggtggtgaggcactggcacaggctgcccagagaagttatgGATGCCTCATCGCTGGAatgtgttcaaggccaggttggatggggctctgagcaacctgggctagtggaaggtgtccctgcctgtggcagggggttggaacaatATGGTCTTTAAGGtgtcttccaacccaaatgattctgtgattgagTCTTTAAAATTCAATTAGATGACATCTCTTTTGCTAAGTGCAACCTGCTTGTTACTTCCTTTGGATGTATAAATTAGTTCTGTAGTAGATTAGCAGTAATAACATTTATTGCTGTATTACCCCATTAAATACTATCTAcataaatgccttttttaaGTTTGCATTTGTGGTATGAGAaatctttttcccctttttgttttcttgcttagACTACAAGTCTCTTGGTATCCTGAAAAGACAGTTTCCCAATACTCCCTTGATTGGATTGACAGCAACAGCTACCAATCACGTTTTAAAGGATGCTCAGAACATTCTGCACGTTCAGAAGTGCATTACCTTTACTGCTTCCTTCAATCGGCCCAACCTTTTCTATGAGGTAGGTCTTGTTACCTGGTTTGTGCTGTTGTGCTGtctcctgcagggagagggacGGGCAGCAGGCTCAGACTGCTTCACCCTGTTGGAAAATATGTCCTATGATGGCAGAAAGGTTATGAATTATTCTGTTGTgttgtgaattctgtgaattttcaCTTTGGCCCTAGGTTTGTTTATCGTTCTTGGTGGGGAAAACTTGaaggtttgttttggggtttatttttcaaTGGACTTTTGAGTTGTAATCTGACTGTTCATAAGAAGaatatagtaattttttttttaatggcagaaTAGTTGTATTTATTATActggaaaaagtaaaatacGGATGTTTGGCGGACTGTTTGCCCACTTGAGCTCTGACATGTGCTTAATACATTTTTGAGGTTCGGCATAAGCCTTCAAATAATGAAGATTTCATTGAGGACATAGTTAAGACCATTAATGGAAGATACAAAGGACTGTCAGGTAAAAAGTGTCACAAAAGACACATATTCTTTCATAAGCTTTAGCATTGCAAGGATGTTGGGATGTTTTCAAATGATCCTGAAGCATGTAGAGAAATTCTGCCTTCAGCATACATTAAACATCCAGCATtagaataaatgaaatttagTAAGATCCATACCGTGAAtaatttctctcttcattcaTTAATGTTTAAATGTCTTTACTGTTTACTTGTATCTTCTGAAGTATTGAACTGGAATGTTAATGTCTATAGAACAATGTTTACGTAGGTAATAATAGGAGGGTTTAAGATTGTAAAAGCAAGGCTCAGAAAAGTGATCTCTATGTTCTTAAATCACACATTGTTTACTATCCATGTGTCAGGATACTTGTTATCTTTAACAtgttttttcatatttgatCAGAAGAGTCATCTGTTACTCAGTACCCAGAATGGGTGTTATGGGGTGAATTGCAGATAAAATCAGAATTGTAAAAGTTGAACTTGTGTAATCAATAAATTCTGTAGTGGAAGTAAAGAAGAGAGACATCTTGCCAAGGTAGCAGAACCCAGGTTCTGGAGCagcagtctgtccctgtctctgctTGGAGCACTgtggctgtgaggagcagctccctgagcaCAAATGGTGCTAAGACGATCAAAAATCACATGGCTTCGTGTGTAATCCCTGACTTAGCCCAGCTTGACTAATGGTAAAAGACAGATTTAACCTCAGGTGAGGTGCTATAGATGTCATAAGGCATAGCACCCCTTTAAAAAGCTTTAATAAGCATTGTCTTCCTTGAACATTAATAGAATGCTTCCATGGTTCTATGGATTGGCACCCGTATTTCCTCTTTAGCCTTCAGGTCCAAGCTGATAACTGAATTTTCCTTCATGAATAACAATACTATGGACTACATAGGCACAAAGACTGTATaatgctttttaattatttatttcatatgcTAATAAAGCTTTCACAATTGTTTTTAAGTATTGGGGATAGTTTGGCCTTTTTAAGGCATTACAATGAGGCCTCTTTCACTTTTGTGCAGGAATTGTTTACTGCTTTTCTCAGAAGGATTCTGAGCAAGTTACTGTGAGTCTGCAGAAACTGGGAATCAAGGCAGGGACTTACCATGCAAACATGGATGCTAAATATAAAACCAAAGTTCACAAAGGATGGGCAACAAATCAAATCCAGGTTAAGTAAATACTTTACATGGacttaatgttttatttaaacaaattgTTGTTTGGTATCTTGAtgatttcttattctttttctttctcacaggttgTAGTGGCAACTGTTGCTTTTGGCATGGGAATTGATAAACCTGATGTGAGGTTTGTAATTCATCACTCTATGAGCAAGTCCATGGAAAACTACTACCAAGAGAGTGGACGTGCAGGTATTGCAGGAAGTGGCTTTTGCAATGTTGCCATTTACATCCATTACACCAGTAAAATTGTCCTTCAATTTTCCAGACATTTGTGCTAAGTCTCTTGCCTTTGAGACAGTTTGTTTTCAAAGGGTGTAATGAAACTGCCTCTGTAAAGAGGCTTTAAATATAAACTGCATTCATGACATTCATGACCAGGCCTCTTCTGCAGTGTAACAAATAATAACTGGGTATCTAGACCTCCactcagcattttttaaatacttgattTTCTATCAAATCTGTGTCTTACCAGAATAAAATGATACAGATGTGATATacaattttagtttttttattttgtatagcACCTGGGATGTGTGATTTGCTCAGATTGCCTCTACATGATGTTTAATTACTGTATGAATTTCAGATATACAAGTGGGATGGGAAGTCTGGAGCAGGGAATTTTAAGGATTGATCAATGTTTAGCAGCACAAAATACCTGTTATGGCCAAACTCCACCCCCAAAAacattttgcagtgttttgggttttttgatcTTGTTTATCCTCCTTACTTTTTTAAAGGCAGATTTGAATCTATGTGGTGTCAAGGAACTTGAGGGGCAATTGGTTGAGATTGTAATTATCTGATCATTTGAATGCATTGCAGGTAGAGATGACCAAAAAGCTGACTGCATTTTGTATTATGGATTTGGAGATATATTCAGAATAAGCTCAATGGTGGTAATGGAAAATGTTGGCCAAGAGAAGCTGTATGATATGGTGTCTTATTGCCAAAATATGAACAAGTAAGTTACTGTGGTGGCTTGGTTGCTTAGTTTTTAAATGGGCTaattttgttggggtttttaggtgatgtttggaaaaaaaaaaagaaaacaaaagaaaaaacctgaaacaaaaccaaactgaacccatcaccaaacaaaaccacccatAAAAACAGGAACAAGCTTGCCAGCCTCAGGATACAATTCTGGAAGTGGTTATGTTGAGGTGAAATATCTGTCAACAAATACTCTTTGCATTTCAAATCCCAGTCAGAGGAAATACTGGAGTTCTGTGGTTTTGACTCTAAGCTACAGTGTTTAATGGTCACATAAGAATCTACATGTGTTTGCTGCTTCATCTGCTTCAGTGTGATACTTGGAATACTTCATGGAAAACATCTGTCTCTGTGTTGTGGACaactaaaaaagcaaaatcttttgTGGCCTCAGTGTAGCAATGAATTCATATTCTTACCCCTTTTCATTCTCTTGAAACTGCAGATTATACTCTTGTGCTTCAGCCTAACTGTTCCTACATCAGTATTGGCATAGCTGATAGGGAATACTGTTGTATTTGTTCTCTGATTTTTCCTCTGGTAattttttgtgcttgttttgagATCTGAGCTGTCCCTAGAACCCTTTTTGCCATATTCATGCTGTATAAGGCAGGTGTTACATATCCTCCTGGGATCTATAGCccccctctgctctctgctcttcaGGTGTCGCCGGGTGCTCATAGCCCACCACTTTGATGAGGTGTGGGATTCTGCAAACTGCAACAGAATGTGTGATAACTGCTCTAGAGAGAATGGTAGGTAAAGGACAGAGAACATGGGAAAAGTTGATTTAAAGAAATACCTGGTGTAGAAAAACTGTAAGCAAATTTTGTGACCTGTTCTTGTATTACTGACTGTTTTCAAGGTGCAGATTTTGTTATGAATATCAGTTTTTGGTGGCCTACTGTTGCCaagttaatttaaaagcaaaacaaaaaaagccttgCTATTGTATAGcacaaatatatgtatttataactACACATAACTATATATATAACTACAAAGAGCTTTCTATTTAAATGTTCTTTGACTTTTACTTGCAGTGTGTGAGAAGATGGATGTAACAGGATACTGCAGGGATCTAATAAAGATTCTTGAGCAAGCTGACAGCATGAGTGAGAAACTCACCCCACTGAAATTAATTGATGCCTGGTCTGGGAAAGGTGTGTCCAAATTCAGGGTCCCTGAAGTTACTCCACCCAAGCACCCTCgagaggagctggagagaaTTATTGCCCATTTACTGCTGCAGCAGTATCTGAAGTATGTAAGAtaattatttggttttctttgtttcgTTTTTTTAACATTCAGTAGTAATTTTTCCTTGCTCTCTTGTTACCTCTGTATAACATTAATGGATACATTCTGTagtcttgttttcatttcagatgcATTTAATGTAGTCTTAAAAACCCTTCAAGTATTGCtatatttccatttcaaaagtTGGAGGAACAGTTGAAATGCTGCATCTCgtgcaattttaaaaagctggggTCTCCTGTATTCAGGTAGAATGTTTAAATCTGCAGCAGGAATAATTTTGGAGAAGTCTGCAGTTCATACAGATCTCATTCACATTCCATGGATAAGGAAAGCAAATGGGGCTGCCCACACAATGTCTAAGTCGGGAAAGACTGGCTAATGTGAAAAGTGGTACTCAGAAATTTTAAGAAAGCATAGTGGAACTAACAACAGTGCTGCCTCTGTAAcctgtgtgctgtgtgttttGTCTTCTCATATAATTTTATAAGTTTAAGAATATCTACATATATCTAATCCCTTTATTTtgacttaatttttctttgcatctcTGTACAgctttttttaacattattaaGAGGGTGAGCAGATGACTTAttacatctttttttcctcattttcctccaTGTGTTTCAAGAGATTGACAAGTGTGCATCTgagtgtttttgtgtgtgtcaaGATCCAGAAACTGAATTATGTCAAGTGTTGATCAGAGTAGGTCTAAGTCACTGACTGTCTACTTGATTAGATAAAGCAGAATGAAGATGCTATTTGGAACATCCATCAGAAGGGTTAATGTGTCCCTGTCCTTATGGAAAGGAAAGAGTTATTGAGATTTAGGCAGGCTGCCTAGGggagtggtggagtcaccattcctgggaCATGTTTTTTTTATCCACGTGTTTTGTGAGCAGTGTTCAGGTGCCAGGATATGGCAcctgaggacatggtttagtggcagtgctgggttgatggttggacttgataatcttagaggtcttttctaaccttgattctattttttttccccctgcataTTCTGGTCTGTCTCCAGCCTTCCCTTGTAACAGTGATTTCATTCATGCAGGGAGGATTTCAGCTTCACAGCCTTTGCTACAATATCCTACCTGAAGGTAGGACCAAAAGCCCGGCTGCTGAAAAACGAGGGACACATCATCACCATAGAAGGGATAACAAACAGCAAAAGCTTTTTCAAGGTATTTAGATCTGGTCTGATATGCCATACAGATATCTTCTCCATTAGAGCTTAATTTAATTTGGTATCTGCTCAAAACATGTTTTGTAGTAATGCAGTCAACCTCATAAATATCTTCTGTCTTGTTTGGAAAcatggaaaaaggaggaaaacaatgTTAGAATTTTAATTGAACTCTTAAATCTTACAGGTCAAACCATCTCAATCTTCAAATtcaaaaggaagcagagaaaattcCCAGACTGGATCAAAGACTGTCCAAGATTCAGTGGTGAAGAAATCACAGGAACATAAACGGCCCAGCTGTGGTCCTAACTTAAAAGCAAAGAAGCCTAAGCTTCAGGCAGGTGCAAATGACCAACCAGTGGTTATTGACTGAGTGTCACAGACTACATTTAGGATCTAATCATGGTTGCTGCTCCATGGACAATGCAGTGTGTAAGTTCAGTTTGTACTTTAGTagtggtatttttatttaataaacacTGAACAGGGAacaaatatctttaaaaactgTCAAGTCTAGAAGGCTAGTAGTGAAGGAAAAAGTGTTTCATATCAAAATAATTGGTGCATATCTTAGGATACAGCCATGACTACTAAACCTATATAATGACCACGTTGCCTTTTTAACTCTTTTGGATGTGTAGTATATAGTAACACTGTGGCAGGTTCAGGCAGCCTGGAAAGGACTGCCAGAGATCCAGAGGTTTCGACACTTCCTTCCTGTGGGAGTCTCCACCCACTGCTCCCCTGAGAGTCCTCTTCAGATTTCTCTCCCTTGCAGCACAGGACTTGGTGGTGCTTAGCTCTGCATGAaggccctgtcccctcctgttcCTTTTGCCTGCTGTGCAGGTGACATTCCTCTTCATCAGTGACTCCACTGCAGCCAGGGCACTactttcccagagcagctgctgtcaccagcccCAGGGAGTGACATCAGAGAGCTGGAGACTGGGATGCTCCAGCATCCTTCCTCTGGAGGCCTGGCTgggtcagagctgctgctgtgccagggctggttGTTCCAGCCACGTGAGCATTGCCATCTCTGCAGTTCAGAGTAGGGATGTGTCCCTACACCCACTGTGGCATGTTTGAGTgaaatattgtatttatttatgagTGATTATGTGTATTTATTCCTTTGAAATATGTCTGTTGCTCTTAAAATTGGACTTCTCTGGGTTGTTAATCAAATAGAAATTTGTGACTTCTGTGCTTGGCAGAAGTGCCTAGATTTAAGTTTACAAACAAGACAACCTGCCAGCCTAGGAAACACTCAACAGctactgctgcctgcagtgcatTCTCAGGCACATATGCTGACTACTAGattcaattttgttttcttacttttaacATCTTAGCCAAAGATCAGAAAGGCATGTTCAGTTTCATTAATAAATGCAAGTTCTGGGTGGTTGCATTTTAGTTCTTCTCTCTTACACTTCCCTGTATAACAAATATAAAACTAATATAATTAAGAACATGCTCTTCATCTTTATTCTTCTGGTAAAATTGTGACAGTGACTAAAGCCTATAGTCTTTCATCCATCCTTTAGCTGAGACCTTTGtcaaaaattgaaaatttagttaaaaatagtaattatcTTAAAAAACATTAAGTGATTTGTCTGGGACAAGTCTCAATATGTATTGACAGCTTTGTATTGAGTACAATAAATTGTTCCAAATTTGACCCAAAATAAATAGCAACTCTCAGGCAGCAACTGTAGAACAAAATCAAAAGCCAGGATGAAACAACTGCTGTCCAGGGCTGGCATTATCCAGTACAGTTCTACCCCAACACCTGGACAGCTGAAGGGACAAGCAGTTAAAAAGCTGCTTTCAACTGACATCTCATCCTGGCTTTCATTGTGCAAAGCTTGTGTTCTGTACTTAACTGAgtagaaaatacatttatttcagaaataaacttatggggggaaagaaaagcaggacaAAAAACTGAGTAAGGCCATATATTTGCAGCCCACATTCCAGGTAGCAAgagctctgagcaccctgtgccctAAAAACTGTTCTCTGTTCATCTGAGCCAGCTCGACAGAGACTGTACCATCAGCTGGTACCAGTGGCAGTAACCAGTCAGTATTTTGGCAAGATCAACCCAAAATCTTAATAGAGGATTGCATTTATCCCTCATTTCTGGTAATCCTGAGAAAACAGTTTTCTAAGATGTATGACTTGGTATCAAAGCTTCATacaaaatgggaatgggggcaTTGTTCAATCAAAATAGTCTTCTATATCAATATCTGGATTTAGGAGATCTTCACCGTAAGCTGAAAGATCCATTTGATTTAGAATTAAGTTTTCAAAGGTTTCTTCCAAGTCCGTTTCACCAATGAGCACAGCTCCCATCATTCGGCCGTTCTGCATCACCACTTTCACGTACTCGTGGCCCTTGGTACATCTCAGCATCAGCTCGTGGTCTGAGCCCAAGCCCTGGGCATTGTACCTTCCCAAAACCACCACctagcagaaggaaaagggaaaagctcTCATAAGAATGTTGCAGTGCCTTTTAGCATTTCTGCTGCTAACAGTTCTCAGCCTCAAAAGTGATGCAAACAGGGAAATATTTGTTCCTAGGGTCCCTCCCCCCATCGCTGGCTAGCAAACACACAATGGACTCAAAAATCTTCCCCCTGAAATATCATACAGGTTAGTACAAATGGAGAAAATCTAAGCTAGGATTAATTACTATATAAAGGAACCTGTTTTCTCAAAGCATCTGCTCAGTGTCAATGAGTGCATATAAGCAAGCAGTATGTGTTACTCAGTGGTTTACAACTATCAGATTGTACTGACCTTGTAATTGAAAAATTTTGTAATGTGAGCAAATAGTTCAAAGCTGAAATCCATATCAATAGATTCCCCTAAAGCATCTGCTGCCATGCACTTTGCTGCATACCATCCCATCTGCCGAGCTTGGGTCCACAGCCTCATCTGGAAGAGAAAATTGGGAAGATTTAAGTCATGAGACCATCACTGTGCCATGACCACACTCACTGCAGTGAGTACTCAAACAAATACTCAAAacaaatactttgtttttaatactCAGAAGGGCTGGCCAGCTTGGTTTCCAGCCACCTCCACAAAATTCCGTCACCAACCCCCCAGGACTATCCGCTGGCTTAACCTTTCCCTCCTTGGTGCGTAACTCCCCTTGGGTCACATGTCCGAGGATGTACCTGGTGCCACACGGGGCTGGGCTCCCATGCTGCTGTGCAGATATCTCCAGCTGCAAACACATCTGGCAGCGACGTGTGCATGTGCTTGTCTACCTTCAGTCCTCCATCTTCACCCACAGCAAACTGAAGGAGTTCACACATCAGCAATGAAACAAGTCAGCAAGGTATCCAACTCCCTCCCCCTTCAGCAATCGGCTGTTCCTTTATCATTTACCGTGAGACTACGCTGAGTGGCAAGAGCTCCATGGAAGGTACAAGGcattactgttattattatttctagAGCACAGCACAGGTTTTTAAAAGACTATTACTGATACCTAGGCAGGGAAGTCACAGGGCTTGCCAAATTCCAAATCACACGGTGTGTTACAGGATACCCAGTCTTAAGAGA of Vidua macroura isolate BioBank_ID:100142 chromosome 5, ASM2450914v1, whole genome shotgun sequence contains these proteins:
- the RECQL gene encoding ATP-dependent DNA helicase Q1, with amino-acid sequence MTAVAVLEEVLVSIENELQAVEMQIQELVDKQQELLQKKMRVKNLIKQSSGDLEAGGSKDTETSAEEWNKKDFPWYEKIKTALQSKFKLQKFRSLQLETVNAAMAGKDIFLVMPTGGGKSLCYQLPAVCSDGFTLVICPLISLMEDQLMVLEQLGISAALLNASSSKEHVKWVHTEMLKRNSQLKLIYVTPEKIAKSKMFMSKLEKAYQAGCLARIAVDEVHCCSQWGHDFRPDYKSLGILKRQFPNTPLIGLTATATNHVLKDAQNILHVQKCITFTASFNRPNLFYEVRHKPSNNEDFIEDIVKTINGRYKGLSGIVYCFSQKDSEQVTVSLQKLGIKAGTYHANMDAKYKTKVHKGWATNQIQVVVATVAFGMGIDKPDVRFVIHHSMSKSMENYYQESGRAGRDDQKADCILYYGFGDIFRISSMVVMENVGQEKLYDMVSYCQNMNKCRRVLIAHHFDEVWDSANCNRMCDNCSRENVCEKMDVTGYCRDLIKILEQADSMSEKLTPLKLIDAWSGKGVSKFRVPEVTPPKHPREELERIIAHLLLQQYLKEDFSFTAFATISYLKVGPKARLLKNEGHIITIEGITNSKSFFKVKPSQSSNSKGSRENSQTGSKTVQDSVVKKSQEHKRPSCGPNLKAKKPKLQAGANDQPVVID